The Klebsiella quasivariicola region CTGAACGTGCACTTCGCCCTGCCGGAAGCGGAAATCATGGCTATCCACCTCGAGGCGGTCAACCACTGTCTGGTGAGCCGGGAAGAGATGCGCCAGTATGCGGTGGATAATCAGATTGCCGATGTGGTGAGTATCCCGCAGGATGGGGAAACCGTGGTTTATTAACATACGCAAGGGGAAAGGACGATGAAACTCACCGACGTGGCGATTGTCGCTGTAGAGGGCTTTAGCCCGTTTCACTACGCCGTCCCCTGCATGCTGTTTGGCGATTCGGTCTCTGAAATCAAACGCTTTCATCTGCACATTTGCGCCGAGCGGCCGGGGCTGCTGCGCGCCCGCGATGGTTTTGCGCTGTACGCCACCGGCGATTTCGCCGCGCTGGAACAGGCGGATATCGTGGTGGTGCCTTACTGGGGCGAGGTCGATCGGCGTCCGCCGCAGGCACTGCTTGATAGCCTGGTGCGCGCCCGGGATCACGGCGCGCAAATCGTCGGCCTGTGTCTCGGCGCGTTCGTTCTCGGCTACGCCGGGCTGCTGGACGGCAGGCGAGCGGCGACCCACTGGGAGTTCGAGCAGGATTTCCAGCGCCGGTTTCCGCAGGTGCAACTGGATATCAATGCCCTGTATGTCGATGACCAGCGAGTGATCACCTCGGCGGGCACCGCGGCGGCGCTGGACTGTTGCCTGTACCTCATCCGCCAGCGTTTCGGCAGCCTCGCGGCCAACCAGATCGCCCGGCGGATGATTGTTTCGCCGCACCGCGAAGGCGGCCAGGCGCAGTTTATCGCCCAGCCGGTGCCGAAAAACACCCGCGATGCGCGGATTAACTGCCTGCTGGATTATCTCCAGCAGCATATTGCCGAGCCGCACAGTCTCGATTCGCTGGCCCGGGTGGTGGCGATGAGCCGCCGTACCCTGACCCGCCACTTCGCCCGGGCGACCGGGATGAGCATTACCGACTGGCTGACCGCCGAACGTCTGCGCCGCAGCCAGACTCTGCTTGAGGCGGGCGATCTGCCGGTCGAGCAGGTGGCGGAGGCGGTGGGCTATCTTTCAGCGGTCACCTGGCGCCAGCAGTTTAAGGCGCGCTTTGGCGTCAGCCCGACGGAGTGGCGGCGCACCTTTCGTCGCGGCGCTTAGCCGGCGAGGGTCGCACTGTCGATCACGAAGCGGTATTTCACGTCACCCTTGACCATTCTTTCCCAGGCTTCGTTGATCTCATCGCCGCGGATCAGCTCGATATCGGCGACGATGCCGTGTTCGGCGCAGAAGTCGAGCATCTCCTGAGTTTCCGGAATACCGCCGATCATCGAGCCGGCAATCGACCGGCGGCGGAAGATCAGATTGAACACTTCCGGCGACGGATGCGGCGTGGCCGGAGCGCCTACGAGGGTCATGGTGCCATCGCGTTTCAGCAGCGTGGTGAAGGCATCGAGATTGTGCGGCGCCGCCACGGTGTTGAGGATAAAATCGAAGCTTTTGACGTGGGCCGCCATTTCGTCGTCGTTGCGCGACACCACCACGTCATCGGCGCCCAGCGCTCTGGCCGCATTACGCTTGGATTCGGAGGTGGTAAAGGCCACCACGTGGGCCCCCATGGCGTGGGCCAACTTGATCCCCATATGCCCGAGGCCGCCGATGCCGACCACGCCGACTTTTTTACCCGGCCCGACGTGCCAGTGGCGCAGCGGCGAGTATGTCGTGATCCCGGCGCACAGCAGCGGCGCGACGGCGGCCAGCTGCGCTTCGGGATGGGTTATCCGCAGCACGTAGCGTTCATTAACCACAATCTGCTGGGAATAGCCGCCCAGCGTGTGGCCCGGTGCGTCCTGGGTCGGGCCGTTATAGGTCAGCACCATGTGGTCGCAGTAGTTCTCCAGCCCCTCGGCGCACTCTTCACACTGTTGACAGCTATCGACCATGCAGCCGACGCCCACCAGATCGCCGACGGCGTAGCGCGAGACGGCATCGCCAACCGCGGTCACCCGGCCCACAATCTCATGGCCCGGTACGCAGGGATACAGCGTCCCGGCCCATTCCGATCGCGCCTGGTGGAGATCGGAGTGGCAGACGCCGCAGTAAGCGATGGCGATCTGTACATCCTGCGGCCCCGGGTCGCGGCGGGTGATGGCCATTGATTCCAGCGGCTGGCTGGCGGAGTAGGTACCAATAGCGTTGATCAGCATAGCGAAACCTCTACTTGATGAATTGTTTGCGTGGAACGGAAGATGGACGCGGCTGGTGAGTGGCATCGATAAGCGTAGCCTGGAGTGGGCGAGATGCGAGGGGGAAAGCGGTAGAGAAACCCTCAGGCGCGGCGTGAGCCAGCGCAGTAAATAATAAGGTGGCCTTATCTTTATCGTCGCTAAGCCTTATAGGTAATTACGGCAAATAGTATTATTTATTCCTGTAGAATAGAGATAAATAGTTATTACAGATAATGATGCTTACACTCTTTTTATCCCCGTAACGTCTTGTCTTTTATTCGTTATTTCACCTGTTGATACTATGATTCACAACGAATCACTTTTTCAACCTGACCGATGGCATAAAACCATGTCGATACCTGCAGCCAGCCTCTCTACCGACCAGGCGTTACCGTCATTTTATTACGGAAGACAGACAAAGCCGCTATTCGCGGTGGAGTCCTTGGTATCTGCGTTCCGGCCCGCCAGCTCACCCTTTGCGCTGCCGCGATCGACCTATTATCGTTTTCCGCCGACCCAGGCTGAATCCGGATTAATTCTGCTCGAAGAGGGAATTGCCTCGCTATGCCATGCGGAAAACAACATGGTGATATCAACGATATTTTCCCCTTCGCTATTGGGATTAATCGATGGTTACGGCGTCTTTAACGGTATTCCGGAAAAACACCACTGCTCTCTGTTTGCTGAGACAGATTTGCGCGGACACTGGATAGGGCATCAGGCCGCGGTCGAGATCCTCAATGAGAAGAACCTGTGGCAGGATATGGCCCATGTTCTGGCGCAGCGGCTGATGGTGTTGAGCATGCGTTCGCAGGAGATGATGGGGGTGGATTCTTATCTGATGGTGCGAACCCTGCTAACAGAGCTGGCGGACTACCCGGAGGCATATCGTCGCCAAATCAACGTCCTGAGCTTTATTCAGCGCCGTACCAACTTGTCGCGTAGCCGCATTATGTCGATTCTGTCGGAGCTGCGCAAAGGCGACTATATTACGATCCATCGCGGCGTACTGAGGAGCATCGCCCACCCACTTCCCGCCCACTTTTAAGCCCGTGAGACGGAGGGGCGTGATTTTCCACCCCTCGTCAGCCGGCTGGCTAAGGCTCAATCGCCGTCAGGTAGTCCAGCCGCAGCGGCTCAGCCAGCAGGGACTCCATCTGCGTAATAAACGCCTGAAAATAGGGCATCGCGATATGGGCATCGAGGGCATCCTGCCCTTGCCACGCCTCGCGCATATAGAAGGTGTCCGGCGCGTCGCGCAGCTGAAACAGGGCGTAGTCGAGATTGCCCGGCTCCTGTCTTGTCGGCAGGAGCAGCGCCTGCAGGGCCTGGCGCAGGGCATCCGTCTGGCCCGGTTTTGCTTTGAGCACGGCGATAAGCGATATCATCTTAAAACCCCTCCAGCACGATCTTGCCGACGGCGCGCCCGGTTTCCAGCTGGCGATGCGCTTTCTGCAGATTGGCGGCGGTGATGGCGCCGTAGTGTTCGCCGAGGGTGGTTTTGATCGTGTGGCTGTCGATCAGCGCCGCCACGCGGGTGAGCAACTGATGCTGGGCGATCATATCATCCGTCTCAAACATTGAACGGGTGAACATAAATTCCCAGTGCAGGGACAGGCTTTTCGCTTTCAGCGGCACCACGTCCAGGGTTTCCGGATCGTCAATTAGCGCCAGCTTGCCCTGCGGGGCGAGAGCTTCAATTAGCGCTTTGAAGTGCTGCCCGGTGTTGGTCAGGCTGGCGACATGGGTCACCGACGTGATGCCAATGCGCGCCAGCTCGTCGGCGAGCGGCTTGCTGTGATCGATCACATGGTGCGCGCCCGCCTCCCGGACCCATTGCTGGCTTTCCGGACGCGAGGCGGTGCCAATCACCGTCATGCCGGTCAGTTTACTGGCCAGTTGCGTCAGGATCGACCCCACACCCCCCGCCGCGCCGACGATCAGCAGCGTGTCGCCGGCATTGCCGCCTTCCTCAACGCCGAGACGGTGAAACAGCAACTCCCAGGCGGTGATAGCCGTCAACGGCAGCGCGGCGGCGGAGGCGTTATCGAGGGAGCGTGGTTTATGCGCCACCAGGCGCTCGTCCACCAGCTGATATTCGCTGTTGCTGCCCGACCGGCCCAGCGCTCCGGCGTACCAGACCTCATCGCCCGGAGCGAACAGCGTGACCTCCTCACCGACGGACTGCACCACGCCAACGGCATCCCAGCCCAGGACCCGCGGCGTGTCGCCCTGGAATCCCGCGCGCACTTTGGTGTCCACCGGGTTGACTGAGATGGCTTTCACGGCGACCAGCAGGTCATGCCCCTGGGCGGTGGGGACCGGCAGGTCGATCTCCGTTAAAAACGGGATGTTGTTGTCGTCAGCGGCGGCTTGAGTAATGGCGATAGCTTTCATAACTGCTCCGGTCTGTGGTTCGGGTGAATGAAAAGATGACGCGATAGTAGACCGCTGCCGGGAGGGGAAAAATGGGCTAACGGCAATAACAGTTATATGCAGAAAGTGAAAATCAGCCCACCTGATAGAAATCGAGCATCACCCCCTCCTGGGTCCGGCCACCGGCGCAGATAAACAGCGAGGTGGTTAGCCAGCTGAGCGCCGATGTATCCACCTCGAAGGTGGGCACGGTGCGAAAATAGATGGCTTCTGGCGCAATATCGTTAAAAAAGCGCATATCGTCGGCGAAAAGCTGGTCATGGTACTGGGCCGGTACCCGGCGGATACCGTTGTTTTCCACATAGACCGTCCCGTCTTCCACTTGCAGGGCATAACGGGCGGACAGGCGGCAGGTGCCGTCGGGCTCGATAATCTGGCTATCGACGCCGCCGGGCAGCACGTGGCCGCGAAGTTGACCTGAGACGCTGCCGCCGACAATCGGGATCAGCTGGCGCTTACCGGTCTGCGGGCTACGGGAGACAATTATCGGTTTATCAACCTGGATGGTAATGGAAAAACAGTGTCTGAGTTCGGGGGTCATCATGGCTCTCCTGTTTCGATTAGCAACGGCACGCGGCCACCGCGCCAGTGTAACGGGTTTGCAAGAGACAAAATAACGCAGGGTTTGGATGAAAATGATTGGCTGGGATGATGAGTTTGGGGGGCTCAAGTTGGTATGGCGTGGCTTTGGGGGAGCAGAGGCAAACTGGCGGAAGATCACAGGAGTTGAACCTGCCCGGGACCGCTGGCGGCCCCAACTGGATTTGAAGTCCAGCCACCTCACCGGAGATGACGATCTTCCGCGCCTCGATTGCTACATGGAGGCGGGGCGCATTATAGCTACTTTCAGCCGTTTACCACATACCTGAATGCACTTTTTTACTGTGAAAACTGGACTTTACAGAACAGTCCTGGACAAATCCTCACAAAATCCGTGAGTTACACTTTTTCACTCCCTGATTCCCTACCACGATCACAGAAAACAAGAAACGTAATCTGATAACGAGATATCGCAATTCATCTTACCGCGACAAAGGGTTACAAAAATCGTAACCGGTACCAACCCTCGGTGCCGCTAAGGGAATAGTGCGCATATGAAAGATCATATTTTGTCCGTCAAAGAGAAAATTGGTTATGGCATGGGTGATGCCGCCAGCCACATTATTTTTGATAACGTCATGTTGTACATGATGTTTTTCTACACAGATATTTTCGGTATCCCTGCCGGCTTTGTTGGCACCATGTTCCTGCTGGCGCGCGCGCTGGACGCGATTTCCGACCCGTGCATGGGCCTGCTTGCCGACCGTACCCGCAGCCGCTGGGGTAAGTTCCGTCCGTGGATCCTCTTCGGCGCTATCCCGTTCGGCCTCGTCTGCGTGCTGGCCTACAGCTCGCCGGATTTAAGCCACAACGGCAAGCTGATCTACGCCGCCGTGACCTACACGCTGCTGACCCTGCTCTACACCGTGGTGAATATCCCCTACTGCGCGCTCGGCGGCGTGATCACCGATAACCCGACGCAGCGCATCTCGCTGCAGTCCTGGCGCTTCGTGCTGGCGACGGCGGGCGGCATGCTCTCCACCGTGCTGATGATGCCGCTGGTCAACTTTATCGGCGGCGAAGACAAAGCGCTCGGCTTCCAGGGGGGTATCGCGGTGCTGTCGGTGATTGCCTTCCTGATGCTGGCTTTCTGCTTCTTTACCACCAAAGAGCGTGTCGAAGCGCCGCCGAGCAGTACCTCGATGCGCGAAGATCTGCGCGATATCTGGCGCAATGACCAGTGGCGGGTGGTCGGCGTGCTCACCATCCTCAATATTCTCGCGGTCTGCGTTCGCGGCGGTGCGATGATGTACTACACCACCTGGATCATGGGCTCGGCGGCGCTGTTCACCGTCTTCCTCACCACCTACTGCGTGGGCAACCTGATTGGCTCTGCACTGGCGAAACCGCTGACCGACTGGAAATGCAAAGTCAGCGTCTTCTGGTGGACCAACGCCCTCCTGGCGGTGCTCAGCGTGGCGATGTTCTTCGTACCGATGGACGCCGAAATCACCATGTTTGTCTTTATCTTCGTCATTGGCGTACTGCACCAGCTGGTGACGCCAATCCAGTGGGTGATGATGTCCGACACCGTCGATTACGGCGAATGGTGTAACGGCAAACGCCTGACCGGCATCAGCTTCGCCGGCACCCTGTTTGTGCTCAAGCTGGGCCTGGCGCTGGGCGGCGCGCTGATCGGCTGGATGCTGGCCGGCGGCGGCTATGACGCCGCCGCTAAAACCCAGAACAGCGCCACCCTCACGATTATTATCGCCTTGTTCACCCTCGTTCCGGCGGTGTGCTACCTGTTGAGCGCGGTGATCGCCAAACGCTACTACACGCTAAAAACGCCGTTCCTGAAAAAAATGATGGCCGAGCTGGCCGAGGGCGCGCGTCGCAACGAACAAGACTTCACCGCAGCCCCGATCGACAAAGAATGGCAAAACTAAGAGGACGTTTTAATGAAAATCAGTGATGGAAACTGGCTCATTCAACCAGGGCTCAACCTGATCCAACCCGTACAGGTTTACGAGGTTGAGCAGCAGGGGAATGAAATGGTGGTTTATGCCGCGCCGCGCGATGTCCGCGAACGCGCCTGGCAGCTGGATACGCCATTGTTCACCCTGCGCTTTTTCTCGCCTCAGGAAGGGATAATCGGCGTGCGCATGGAGCACTTCCAGGGCGCGCTGGATAACGGTCCGCACTATCCGCTGAACGTGCAGAAAGACGTCCATGTCGAAATAGAAAATACGGCCGAGTTCGCCGAGCTGAAAAGCGGCAGCCTCAGCGTGCGGGTGACTAAAGGTGAATTCTGGGCGCTGGATTTTCTGCGCGACGGCGTGCGTATCACCGGTAGCCAGCTGAAAAACAACGGCTACGTGCAGGATAGCAAGACCCAGCGCAACTACATGTTCGAGCGCCTCGACCTCGGCGTCGGCGAAACCGTCTATGGCCTCGGCGAGCGCTTTACCGCGCTGGTGCGCAACGGCCAGACGGTAGAAACCTGGAACGAAGACGGCGGCACCAGCACCGAGCAATCTTACAAAAATATCCCGTTCTACCTGACCAACCGCGGCTACGGCGTGCTGGTGAATCATCCGCAGCGCGTCTCTTTCGAGGTGGGTTCGGAGAAAGTCTCTAAAGTCCAGTTCAGCGTTGAGGGCGAATACCTCGAGTACTTCGTGATCGACGGCCCGACGCCGAAAGCGGTGCTTAACCGCTATACCCAGTTCACCGGCCGCCCGGCGCTGCCGCCGGCATGGTCGTTCGGTCTGTGGCTGACGACCTCGTTCACCACCAACTATGACGAAGCGACGGTGAATAGCTTTATCGACGGCATGGCCGAGCGCCATCTGCCGCTGCACGTCTTCCACTTCGACTGCTTCTGGATGAAGGCCTTCCAGTGGTGCGATTTTGAATGGGATCCGCAGACCTTCCCGGACCCGGAGGGGATGATCAAGCGCCTGAAGGCGAAAGGGCTGAAGGTCTGCGTGTGGATCAACCCGTACATCGGCCAGCGTTCGCCGGTGTTCAAGGAGCTGAAAGAGAAGGGCTACCTGCTGAAGCGCCCGGACGGTTCGCTGTGGCAGTGGGATAAGTGGCAGCCGGGGCTGGCGATTTATGACTTCACCAAC contains the following coding sequences:
- a CDS encoding GlxA family transcriptional regulator — translated: MKLTDVAIVAVEGFSPFHYAVPCMLFGDSVSEIKRFHLHICAERPGLLRARDGFALYATGDFAALEQADIVVVPYWGEVDRRPPQALLDSLVRARDHGAQIVGLCLGAFVLGYAGLLDGRRAATHWEFEQDFQRRFPQVQLDINALYVDDQRVITSAGTAAALDCCLYLIRQRFGSLAANQIARRMIVSPHREGGQAQFIAQPVPKNTRDARINCLLDYLQQHIAEPHSLDSLARVVAMSRRTLTRHFARATGMSITDWLTAERLRRSQTLLEAGDLPVEQVAEAVGYLSAVTWRQQFKARFGVSPTEWRRTFRRGA
- a CDS encoding NAD(P)-dependent alcohol dehydrogenase — its product is MLINAIGTYSASQPLESMAITRRDPGPQDVQIAIAYCGVCHSDLHQARSEWAGTLYPCVPGHEIVGRVTAVGDAVSRYAVGDLVGVGCMVDSCQQCEECAEGLENYCDHMVLTYNGPTQDAPGHTLGGYSQQIVVNERYVLRITHPEAQLAAVAPLLCAGITTYSPLRHWHVGPGKKVGVVGIGGLGHMGIKLAHAMGAHVVAFTTSESKRNAARALGADDVVVSRNDDEMAAHVKSFDFILNTVAAPHNLDAFTTLLKRDGTMTLVGAPATPHPSPEVFNLIFRRRSIAGSMIGGIPETQEMLDFCAEHGIVADIELIRGDEINEAWERMVKGDVKYRFVIDSATLAG
- a CDS encoding winged helix-turn-helix transcriptional regulator — its product is MSIPAASLSTDQALPSFYYGRQTKPLFAVESLVSAFRPASSPFALPRSTYYRFPPTQAESGLILLEEGIASLCHAENNMVISTIFSPSLLGLIDGYGVFNGIPEKHHCSLFAETDLRGHWIGHQAAVEILNEKNLWQDMAHVLAQRLMVLSMRSQEMMGVDSYLMVRTLLTELADYPEAYRRQINVLSFIQRRTNLSRSRIMSILSELRKGDYITIHRGVLRSIAHPLPAHF
- a CDS encoding putative quinol monooxygenase; this encodes MISLIAVLKAKPGQTDALRQALQALLLPTRQEPGNLDYALFQLRDAPDTFYMREAWQGQDALDAHIAMPYFQAFITQMESLLAEPLRLDYLTAIEP
- a CDS encoding zinc-binding alcohol dehydrogenase family protein, whose amino-acid sequence is MKAIAITQAAADDNNIPFLTEIDLPVPTAQGHDLLVAVKAISVNPVDTKVRAGFQGDTPRVLGWDAVGVVQSVGEEVTLFAPGDEVWYAGALGRSGSNSEYQLVDERLVAHKPRSLDNASAAALPLTAITAWELLFHRLGVEEGGNAGDTLLIVGAAGGVGSILTQLASKLTGMTVIGTASRPESQQWVREAGAHHVIDHSKPLADELARIGITSVTHVASLTNTGQHFKALIEALAPQGKLALIDDPETLDVVPLKAKSLSLHWEFMFTRSMFETDDMIAQHQLLTRVAALIDSHTIKTTLGEHYGAITAANLQKAHRQLETGRAVGKIVLEGF
- a CDS encoding DUF3237 domain-containing protein, coding for MTPELRHCFSITIQVDKPIIVSRSPQTGKRQLIPIVGGSVSGQLRGHVLPGGVDSQIIEPDGTCRLSARYALQVEDGTVYVENNGIRRVPAQYHDQLFADDMRFFNDIAPEAIYFRTVPTFEVDTSALSWLTTSLFICAGGRTQEGVMLDFYQVG
- a CDS encoding glycoside-pentoside-hexuronide family transporter encodes the protein MKDHILSVKEKIGYGMGDAASHIIFDNVMLYMMFFYTDIFGIPAGFVGTMFLLARALDAISDPCMGLLADRTRSRWGKFRPWILFGAIPFGLVCVLAYSSPDLSHNGKLIYAAVTYTLLTLLYTVVNIPYCALGGVITDNPTQRISLQSWRFVLATAGGMLSTVLMMPLVNFIGGEDKALGFQGGIAVLSVIAFLMLAFCFFTTKERVEAPPSSTSMREDLRDIWRNDQWRVVGVLTILNILAVCVRGGAMMYYTTWIMGSAALFTVFLTTYCVGNLIGSALAKPLTDWKCKVSVFWWTNALLAVLSVAMFFVPMDAEITMFVFIFVIGVLHQLVTPIQWVMMSDTVDYGEWCNGKRLTGISFAGTLFVLKLGLALGGALIGWMLAGGGYDAAAKTQNSATLTIIIALFTLVPAVCYLLSAVIAKRYYTLKTPFLKKMMAELAEGARRNEQDFTAAPIDKEWQN
- the yicI gene encoding alpha-xylosidase, translating into MKISDGNWLIQPGLNLIQPVQVYEVEQQGNEMVVYAAPRDVRERAWQLDTPLFTLRFFSPQEGIIGVRMEHFQGALDNGPHYPLNVQKDVHVEIENTAEFAELKSGSLSVRVTKGEFWALDFLRDGVRITGSQLKNNGYVQDSKTQRNYMFERLDLGVGETVYGLGERFTALVRNGQTVETWNEDGGTSTEQSYKNIPFYLTNRGYGVLVNHPQRVSFEVGSEKVSKVQFSVEGEYLEYFVIDGPTPKAVLNRYTQFTGRPALPPAWSFGLWLTTSFTTNYDEATVNSFIDGMAERHLPLHVFHFDCFWMKAFQWCDFEWDPQTFPDPEGMIKRLKAKGLKVCVWINPYIGQRSPVFKELKEKGYLLKRPDGSLWQWDKWQPGLAIYDFTNPEACQWYADKLKGLVAMGVDCFKTDFGERIPTDVQWFDGSDSQKMHNHYAFIYNELVWKVLKETVGEQEAVLFARSASVGAQQFPVHWGGDCYANYESMAESLRGGLSIGMSGFGFWSHDIGGFENTAPAHVYKRWCAFGLLSSHSRLHGSKSYRVPWAYDEESCDVVRHFTQLKCRMMPYLYRQAALANEFGTPMLRAMMLEFPDDPACDYLDRQYMLGDSVLVAPVFSEAGDVRFYLPEGRWTHLWHNDELPGSRWHKQRHDALSLPVYVRDNTLLALGNNDQKPDYAWHEGTAFQLFQLGDGKETVCQVPAADGSAIFTLKAKRQGNTITVSGEGEARGWTLCLRNIPQIAGVQGGTQAGSEWGVAVSAEGNTLTITL